In a single window of the Arthrobacter zhangbolii genome:
- a CDS encoding DUF3618 domain-containing protein yields the protein MSENPDEIRADIERTRQRLGTNVDAVADKVTPSHIVQRQTNKVKDKVFGVKDKVMGVADSMGNSASNAGGSVSEGMSAAGSAVQDAPGQLVGKAQGNPMAAGLIAFGAGLLAASLIPASEKERVAADNLKTAAKPMTDELAGAAKEMAQGLKEPAQEAMENVKATAADAAKNVKSEGQSAVTEVKDSATEAQQNVRNA from the coding sequence ATGAGTGAAAACCCTGATGAGATTCGCGCCGACATCGAGCGGACCCGCCAACGGCTGGGCACGAACGTGGATGCCGTGGCGGACAAAGTAACCCCCTCCCACATTGTCCAGCGACAGACAAACAAGGTGAAGGACAAGGTATTCGGAGTGAAGGACAAGGTGATGGGTGTGGCAGATTCCATGGGCAACAGTGCCTCAAATGCCGGCGGCAGTGTGTCGGAAGGTATGTCCGCTGCCGGTTCAGCTGTGCAGGATGCCCCGGGACAGCTGGTGGGCAAGGCACAGGGCAATCCCATGGCAGCGGGCCTGATCGCGTTCGGCGCCGGACTGCTCGCCGCCTCCCTGATCCCCGCCAGTGAGAAGGAACGCGTCGCGGCTGACAACCTTAAGACCGCTGCCAAGCCGATGACCGATGAGCTGGCAGGGGCTGCTAAGGAAATGGCCCAGGGGCTCAAGGAGCCGGCTCAGGAAGCGATGGAGAACGTCAAGGCTACTGCTGCCGACGCCGCGAAGAATGTGAAGTCCGAGGGGCAGAGCGCTGTGACCGAGGTGAAGGATTCCGCCACCGAGGCACAGCAAAACGTTCGGAACGCCTAA
- the mmsB gene encoding multiple monosaccharide ABC transporter permease has translation MNAFKQLLSGNGRQFGMIFALGILVVLFQVLTGGKTLTSTNMINLFNGNSYILILAVGMVFVIIAGHIDLSVGSVAAFSGIVVAMAMRDWGLPWYAGIILGLLVGAAIGAWQGFWVAYVGIPAFIVTLAGMLIFRGANQWVGKSNTVPVPSEFQFIGAGYLPEGGPIPGYNNLTLLLGLILCAAVIYGEMRKRGRNAKLGTVNPPAWVPMVKIGLLCAVILYATYLFATGRPGTSFPISGIILGALVLFYGFVSNKTILGRHVYAVGGNRHAAELSGVQGKKVNFMVMMNMSILAALAGMIFVARSTASGPFDGTNWELDAIAAVFIGGAAVSGGVGTVVGSIVGGLVMAVLNNGLQLLGVGADTTSMIKGLVLLLAVALDVYNKTQGRPSVTGLLMRNFGGNKPAPAPAAVDATPEMPTGTKTVISTDA, from the coding sequence ATGAACGCCTTCAAGCAGCTCCTGAGCGGCAACGGCCGCCAGTTCGGGATGATCTTCGCCCTGGGCATCCTGGTCGTCCTTTTCCAGGTACTGACCGGGGGCAAGACCCTCACGTCCACGAACATGATCAACCTGTTCAACGGAAACTCCTACATCCTCATCCTGGCCGTGGGCATGGTCTTTGTGATCATCGCCGGGCACATCGATCTCTCCGTCGGTTCGGTGGCCGCGTTCTCCGGCATCGTCGTGGCCATGGCCATGCGTGACTGGGGGCTGCCCTGGTACGCCGGCATCATCCTGGGCCTGCTGGTCGGTGCCGCAATCGGCGCCTGGCAGGGCTTCTGGGTGGCCTACGTCGGCATACCGGCGTTCATCGTGACGCTGGCGGGCATGCTGATCTTCCGCGGAGCCAACCAGTGGGTCGGCAAGTCCAACACCGTGCCGGTCCCCTCCGAATTCCAGTTCATCGGTGCCGGCTACCTGCCCGAGGGCGGGCCCATCCCGGGCTACAACAACCTCACGCTGCTCCTCGGCCTGATCCTGTGTGCCGCCGTCATCTACGGTGAAATGCGCAAGCGCGGCCGCAATGCCAAGCTGGGCACCGTCAACCCGCCGGCCTGGGTCCCCATGGTGAAGATCGGCCTTCTCTGTGCCGTTATCCTCTACGCAACGTACCTCTTCGCCACCGGCCGTCCCGGCACCTCGTTCCCCATCTCGGGCATCATCCTCGGTGCACTGGTGCTGTTCTACGGTTTCGTCTCCAACAAGACCATCCTGGGCCGCCACGTCTACGCCGTGGGCGGCAACCGGCACGCAGCGGAACTCTCCGGTGTGCAGGGCAAGAAGGTGAACTTCATGGTCATGATGAACATGTCCATCCTCGCCGCCCTGGCCGGCATGATCTTCGTGGCCCGTTCCACCGCCTCCGGTCCGTTTGACGGAACCAACTGGGAGCTGGACGCCATTGCCGCTGTCTTCATCGGCGGCGCCGCAGTCTCCGGCGGCGTCGGCACCGTTGTCGGCTCCATCGTCGGCGGACTGGTGATGGCCGTGCTGAACAACGGCCTGCAGCTGCTGGGCGTCGGCGCGGATACCACCTCCATGATCAAGGGCCTGGTCCTGCTGCTCGCCGTTGCCCTGGATGTCTACAACAAGACCCAGGGGCGGCCCTCCGTTACCGGGCTCCTGATGCGCAACTTCGGTGGGAACAAGCCGGCGCCGGCTCCCGCAGCCGTGGATGCCACCCCCGAAATGCCCACGGGCACCAAAACCGTCATCTCCACCGACGCCTAA
- a CDS encoding phage holin family protein produces MSTEMPPTPAQAKPPTPAQAKAESTSLGDLLGQVTQDMTTLMRQEVELAKVEMKQSATRAGKGAGMFGGAAVAGYFVLLFLSVALWYGLGTTAIGFGWSAVIVAVIWAIIAAVLAARGRTEMKKIKGLPQTSETLQEFPRTMKPSEETR; encoded by the coding sequence ATGAGTACCGAAATGCCTCCCACACCTGCGCAGGCCAAACCTCCCACACCTGCGCAGGCCAAAGCGGAGTCCACGTCGCTGGGAGACCTTCTCGGCCAGGTAACGCAGGACATGACCACGCTGATGCGCCAGGAAGTTGAACTGGCGAAGGTGGAGATGAAGCAGTCGGCAACCCGCGCCGGAAAAGGTGCCGGTATGTTTGGCGGTGCCGCCGTCGCCGGTTACTTCGTCCTCCTCTTCCTGTCCGTTGCCCTGTGGTACGGCCTCGGCACCACCGCGATCGGCTTCGGCTGGTCCGCCGTGATCGTAGCCGTCATCTGGGCCATCATCGCCGCAGTCCTGGCGGCGCGCGGACGTACGGAGATGAAGAAGATCAAGGGCCTGCCGCAGACCTCGGAAACCCTGCAGGAATTCCCCCGGACCATGAAACCAAGCGAGGAAACACGATGA
- the mmsA gene encoding multiple monosaccharide ABC transporter ATP-binding protein: protein MSANPFILEMDSITKEFPGVKALSDVSLKVRAGEIHAICGENGAGKSTLMKVLSGVYPYGTYTGEISFQGRPVQFRDIRSSEAAGIVIIHQELALIPELSIAENIFLGNEPTRFGVINWDRINFETLDLMERVGLSEDPATPVKELGVGKQQLVEIAKALSKKVQLLILDEPTAALNETDSQHLLGLMSGLRDKGISCIMISHKLNEIEQISDSITIIRDGKSVETIDVAVEGANEDRIIRGMVGRSLESRFPDHTPNIGETFFEVRGWTVGHPSVADRLVCKGSDFHVRRGEIVGFAGLMGAGRTELARSIFGRSYGNFISGQIIKDGKEITLKSVHSAISHGLAYVTEDRKTLGLNLLDDIKATTVSADLKRITHGLVVDDDAEFRHAEEYRRNLRTKAPTVDEGVAKLSGGNQQKVVLAKWMFTDPDLLILDEPTRGIDVGAKYEIYGIIQQLANQGKGVIVISSELPELLGLSDRIYTIFEGAITGEVSKAEASQENLMRLMTSPTKKTYATQGTLS, encoded by the coding sequence ATGTCGGCTAATCCATTCATTCTGGAAATGGACTCCATCACCAAGGAGTTTCCCGGCGTTAAAGCCTTGTCCGACGTCTCACTGAAGGTCCGCGCCGGCGAAATCCACGCTATCTGCGGCGAAAACGGCGCCGGCAAATCCACCCTGATGAAGGTCCTCTCCGGGGTTTACCCCTACGGCACGTACACCGGCGAGATCTCCTTCCAGGGCCGTCCCGTCCAGTTCCGCGACATCCGCTCCAGCGAGGCTGCCGGCATCGTCATCATCCACCAGGAACTTGCCCTCATCCCGGAGCTCTCCATTGCCGAGAACATCTTCCTGGGCAACGAACCCACCCGTTTCGGAGTCATCAACTGGGACCGGATCAACTTCGAAACCCTGGACCTGATGGAACGCGTGGGCCTTAGCGAAGACCCCGCCACTCCCGTCAAGGAACTCGGCGTAGGCAAGCAGCAGCTGGTGGAAATCGCCAAGGCGCTGAGCAAAAAGGTTCAGCTGCTCATCCTGGACGAGCCGACTGCCGCACTGAATGAAACCGATTCCCAGCACCTGCTGGGCCTGATGTCCGGCCTGCGGGACAAGGGCATCTCCTGCATCATGATTTCGCACAAGCTCAACGAAATCGAGCAGATCTCCGACTCCATCACCATCATCCGCGACGGCAAATCGGTGGAAACCATCGACGTCGCCGTTGAAGGGGCGAACGAGGACCGGATCATCCGAGGCATGGTGGGGCGTTCCCTGGAATCCCGGTTCCCGGACCACACCCCCAATATCGGGGAAACCTTCTTCGAGGTCCGCGGCTGGACCGTGGGGCACCCGTCCGTGGCGGACCGTCTGGTCTGCAAGGGCTCGGACTTCCACGTCCGCCGCGGCGAAATTGTGGGCTTCGCAGGGCTGATGGGTGCCGGCCGCACCGAACTGGCACGCTCCATTTTCGGCCGCTCCTACGGAAACTTCATCTCCGGCCAGATCATCAAGGACGGCAAGGAAATCACGCTCAAGAGCGTGCACTCCGCCATCAGCCACGGCCTGGCCTACGTCACCGAGGACCGTAAGACACTCGGCCTGAACCTGCTCGATGACATCAAGGCCACCACTGTCTCGGCGGACCTGAAAAGGATCACCCACGGCCTGGTGGTGGATGACGACGCCGAGTTCCGCCACGCCGAGGAATACCGCAGGAACCTGCGCACCAAGGCCCCGACGGTGGATGAAGGCGTCGCCAAGCTTTCCGGCGGCAACCAGCAGAAGGTTGTGCTGGCCAAGTGGATGTTCACCGACCCGGATCTGCTGATCCTCGACGAGCCCACCCGCGGCATTGACGTGGGTGCCAAGTATGAGATCTACGGGATCATCCAGCAGCTTGCCAACCAGGGCAAGGGAGTCATCGTGATCTCCTCGGAGCTGCCCGAACTGCTGGGCCTCTCGGACCGCATCTACACCATTTTTGAAGGGGCCATCACCGGCGAGGTCTCCAAGGCGGAAGCCAGCCAGGAGAACCTCATGAGGCTCATGACCTCCCCCACCAAGAAAACCTACGCCACTCAAGGAACCCTTTCATGA
- a CDS encoding Gfo/Idh/MocA family protein — protein MTAVQHIPTPPCVQPGAPSPVQATGRTLRWGVVATGNIAERVTEDIARLEDAVLQAVSSRGQASAEDFARRFGFATSYSDSSEGKGYDQLFADPDVDIVYVASPHAQHYEITRRALEAGKHVLCEKSLTINAREAEDLIELARSRNVFLMEAVWTRFLPCINRIWELVASGELGDIQWVQADLGFPAAYDPSHRLWDPAAGGGALLDLTVYPLTFALGALGYPETVHAIGAVNADGVDVQNALTLGYASGGMAQLTSSLVSSCPRTAVISGTKGWLHTGSPLHNPVELTITPHMGETRTERFPQVGNGYTYELREVTRCIQAGLLESPTMTWADSLRTMRIFDAARAQMGVLYRNDEAAVPR, from the coding sequence ATGACCGCTGTTCAACACATTCCCACCCCTCCCTGTGTGCAGCCCGGGGCCCCCAGCCCGGTCCAGGCCACCGGCCGAACCCTTCGCTGGGGCGTAGTCGCCACCGGCAATATTGCCGAACGGGTCACCGAGGACATCGCCCGGCTTGAAGATGCCGTCCTGCAGGCAGTGAGTTCACGCGGCCAGGCCAGCGCCGAGGATTTTGCCCGGCGGTTTGGCTTCGCCACCAGCTACTCCGACTCCTCGGAGGGCAAGGGCTACGACCAGCTGTTTGCTGATCCGGACGTGGACATTGTTTATGTCGCATCCCCGCACGCCCAGCACTATGAGATCACCCGGCGGGCGCTGGAAGCCGGCAAGCACGTCCTGTGCGAAAAATCCCTGACCATCAATGCCAGGGAAGCCGAGGACCTGATCGAGCTGGCACGCTCCCGCAACGTGTTCCTGATGGAGGCGGTGTGGACACGGTTCCTGCCCTGCATCAACCGCATCTGGGAGCTGGTGGCGTCCGGTGAACTGGGTGACATCCAATGGGTCCAGGCCGATCTGGGCTTCCCTGCCGCCTATGACCCGTCGCACCGGCTCTGGGATCCCGCTGCAGGCGGCGGAGCCCTGCTGGATCTCACCGTCTACCCGCTGACCTTTGCGCTCGGAGCCCTGGGATACCCGGAGACGGTCCACGCCATCGGCGCGGTCAATGCGGATGGCGTGGATGTGCAGAACGCCCTGACCCTGGGTTATGCCTCCGGCGGCATGGCTCAGCTGACATCCTCGCTGGTGTCCTCGTGCCCGCGGACGGCGGTCATCTCCGGCACCAAGGGCTGGCTGCACACCGGGTCCCCGCTGCACAACCCGGTGGAACTGACGATTACCCCGCATATGGGTGAGACGCGGACGGAACGGTTCCCGCAGGTTGGCAACGGCTACACCTACGAACTGCGTGAGGTGACCCGCTGCATTCAGGCGGGCCTGCTCGAAAGCCCCACCATGACCTGGGCCGATTCGCTGCGCACCATGCGCATCTTTGATGCCGCCCGCGCCCAGATGGGTGTGCTTTACCGCAACGACGAAGCAGCTGTACCGCGCTGA
- a CDS encoding substrate-binding domain-containing protein — protein sequence MRKFAKSFAVVATVAALSLSACGRSEEAASESESGFGEGAAIGVALPQKTSENWVLAESLFNDGLKEAGFEGQVQFANGGVSEQQNQISSMITNGVEVLIVGAIDGSQLGSQLQEAKDAGITVIAYDRLLTNTENVDYYVAYDNFKVGQLQGQALLDGLKEKKPEGPYNIELFAGSPDDANAQVFFDGAMDVLKPEIEAGNLKVVSGQTEFNQAVTQGWKAENAQKRADTLLSANYASVELDGVLSPNDTLARAVLTSVEAAGKPLPVITGQDSEVESVKLIMEGKQYSTINKDTRNLVNHSIEMVKNLAAGEDVEINDDESYDNGTKVVPAYLLEPVIVTKANAGEAYANDPTLSELVK from the coding sequence ATGCGTAAATTCGCAAAGTCCTTCGCCGTTGTCGCAACGGTGGCAGCATTGTCGCTGTCCGCCTGCGGCCGCTCCGAAGAAGCAGCATCCGAATCCGAATCCGGTTTCGGTGAGGGTGCCGCCATCGGCGTTGCCCTGCCGCAGAAGACCTCCGAAAACTGGGTCCTCGCCGAATCCCTGTTCAACGACGGCCTCAAGGAAGCCGGCTTCGAAGGCCAGGTCCAGTTCGCCAACGGCGGCGTCTCCGAACAGCAGAACCAGATCAGCTCCATGATCACCAACGGCGTCGAGGTCCTGATTGTCGGCGCCATCGACGGCAGCCAGCTCGGCTCCCAGCTGCAGGAAGCCAAGGATGCCGGCATTACCGTCATCGCCTATGACCGCCTGCTGACCAACACCGAGAACGTGGACTACTACGTGGCCTACGACAACTTCAAGGTCGGACAGCTGCAGGGCCAGGCGCTGCTGGACGGATTGAAGGAAAAGAAGCCCGAGGGCCCCTACAACATTGAGCTGTTCGCCGGATCCCCCGATGACGCCAATGCCCAGGTCTTCTTCGACGGCGCCATGGACGTGCTGAAGCCGGAGATCGAAGCAGGAAACCTCAAGGTTGTTTCCGGCCAGACGGAATTCAACCAGGCTGTCACCCAGGGCTGGAAGGCCGAGAACGCCCAGAAGCGTGCGGACACGCTGCTCTCCGCCAACTACGCCTCGGTGGAACTGGACGGCGTCCTCTCCCCCAACGACACCCTGGCCCGCGCGGTCCTGACCTCCGTTGAAGCGGCCGGCAAGCCGCTGCCCGTCATCACCGGCCAGGACTCCGAGGTTGAGTCCGTGAAGCTGATCATGGAAGGCAAGCAGTACTCCACCATCAACAAGGACACCCGAAACCTGGTGAACCACAGCATCGAGATGGTCAAGAACCTGGCCGCCGGTGAGGATGTTGAGATCAACGACGACGAGAGCTACGACAACGGCACCAAGGTTGTTCCGGCTTACCTGCTGGAGCCGGTCATCGTTACCAAGGCCAACGCCGGCGAAGCCTACGCCAACGATCCGACGCTTTCCGAGCTGGTCAAGTAA